Proteins found in one Bicyclus anynana chromosome 24, ilBicAnyn1.1, whole genome shotgun sequence genomic segment:
- the LOC112043982 gene encoding myrosinase 1-like, with translation MTHTIPDVIKDGRNGDDAADTYTYYKRDVEMMRELGLDAYRFSLSWSRILPNGLANKVSDAGVAFYNNYINEMLKYNITPLVTLYHWDLPQQMQDLGGFQNPLFPRMFENYAKVAFKHFGDRVKHWITFNEPREICYEGYGHVTKAPRLNATGVGTYYCAKHLLLAHARAYHAYNDQFRATQGGVCGITISVNWFKPLTDSEEDALAAELKRQAEWGLYAEPIFSEEGGFPKELSEIVDRKSEEEGYFASRLPQFTDEEREYVRGSSDFFGVNHYTAYMISANDYKGDYVVPSLYADIDVGTWVPPTWLQSASSWLRLAPNSIHDALSHLNKKYNGPIFYITENGWSQHPDDGFDDDSRITYYRAALDSVLNCLHDGIDLRGYMAWSLMDNFEWMEGYTERFGLYEVDFASPEKTRTPRKSAFVYKHIISTRTIDPDYEPDTKTMWIDEGK, from the exons ATGACGCACACTATTCCCGACGTCATCAAAGACGGAAGGAATGGAGACGACGCGGCCGACACCTACACCTACTACAAGCGCGACGTGGAGATGATGCGAGAGCTCGGCCTTGACGCGTACAGATTCTCACTCTCCTGGTCCAGGATCCTGCCCAATGGCCTTGCCAACAAAGTCAGCGACGCGGGCGTCGCTTTCTACAACAACTATATCAACGAGATGTTAAAGTACAACATTACGCCCTTAGTCACGTTGTACCATTGGGACTTGCCCCAGCAGATGCAAGATCTCGGAGGATTCCAGAATCCACTGTTCCCCAGAATGTTTGAAAACTATGCCAAGGTTGCTTTCAAACACTTCGGTGACAGAGTAAAGCACTGGATCACGTTTAACGAGCCGAGGGAAATCTGTTATGAAGGATACGGTCATGTCACCAAGGCTCCCAGGCTGAATGCTACTGGCGTGGGCACTTACTATTGCGCGAAGCATCTATTGCTGGCTCATGCAAGGGCTTATCATGCTTATAACGACCAGTTCAGGGCAACGCAGGGTGGTGTGTGCGGCATCACGATCAGTGTTAACTGGTTTAAACCTTTGACTGATTCTGAAGAAGATGCGTTAGCTGCTGAATTGAAAAGACAAGCTGAA TGGGGATTATACGCTGAACCTATCTTCTCTGAAGAAGGAGGTTTTCCCAAGGAGTTGTCTGAAATAGTCGACAGGAAGAGCGAGGAGGAGGGCTACTTCGCATCTAGATTGCCACAATTCACCGATGAAGAGAGGGAATACGTCAGAGGGTCGTCGGATTTCTTCGGAGTGAACCATTACACTGCCTATATGATTTCTGCCAATGATTATAAAGGGGACTATGTTGTACCATCATTGTACGCTGATATAGATGTTGGCACTTGGGTACCACCGACTTGGCTTCAATCAGCTTCTTCGTGGTTGAGA CTCGCACCGAACAGCATTCACGACGCGCTTTCACACTTGAACAAGAAGTACAACGGGCCCATATTCTATATTACGGAGAACGGCTGGTCGCAGCACCCAGATGACGGCTTCGACGACGACTCCCGCATCACCTACTACCGTGCAGCTCTCGACAGCGTGTTGAACTGCTTGCACGATGGTATCGACCTGAGGGGGTACATGGCGTGGAGCCTCATGGATAACTTCGAATGGATGGAGGGATATAC TGAACGGTTCGGTCTGTACGAAGTGGACTTCGCTAGTCCTGAGAAGACGCGCACGCCGAGGAAGTCCGCCTTCGTGTACAAGCACATCATCAGCACGCGCACCATCGACCCGGACTACGAGCCGGACACAAAGACCATGTGGATTGACGAGGGAAAATAA
- the LOC112043979 gene encoding myrosinase 1-like, with protein sequence MKLLIFISLLAVFCDAALRHDRFPDDFLFGTATASYQIEGGWNADDKGENIWDRMTHTRPEVIKDRSNGDDAADTYNNYKRDVEMMRELGLDAYRFSLSWSRILPNGLANKVSEAGVAFYNNYINEMLAYNITPMVTLYHWDLPQKLQDLGGFASPYFPEWFENYAKVVFTQFGDRVKYWITFNEPREICYQGYGYVEKAPILNITDVGTYYCAKNLVLGHARAYHVYNDLFKPTQGGECGITISVNWMGPLTDSEEDLYAAEIKRQADWGIFAEPIFSEQGGFPKEFSEIVAKKSAEQGYPSSRLPAFTEEEREYVRGASDFFGVNHYTANLISANEYKGNWPVPSMYADVDVGTYVPPEWVPAASSWLKLAPNSIFNALTHLHNRYNGPVFYITENGWSQLLEEGYEDDSRIAYYRAALNSVLDCLHAGVDLRGYMAWSLMDNFEWMQGYTERFGLYEVDFTSPQKTRTPRKSAFVYKHIISTRAIDPDYEPDTRTMWIDEGH encoded by the exons tTTGCTGGCAGTCTTCTGTGATGCTGCTTTGCGACATGACCGATTCCCGGATGACTTCCTGTTCGGCACTGCCACCGCTTCTTACCAAATAGAAGGGGGATGGAATGCTGATG ATAAGGGGGAGAACATTTGGGATCGCATGACACACACCAGACCCGAAGTCATCAAAGACAGAAGCAATGGAGATGACGCGGCTGACACCTACAACAACTACAAGCGCGACGTGGAGATGATGCGAGAGCTCGGCCTTGACGCGTACAGATTCTCACTTTCCTGGTCCAGAATCCTGCCCAATGGCCTTGCCAACAAAGTCAGCGAAGCGGGCGTCGCATTCTACAACAATTATATCAACGAGATGTTGGCGTACAACATTACACCGATGGTCACTTTGTACCATTGGGACTTGCCCCAGAAACTGCAAGATCTCGGAGGATTTGCCAGTCCATATTTCCCTGAATGGTTCGAGAATTATGCAAAGGTTGTTTTCACACAATTCGGTGACAGAGTAAAGTACTGGATAACATTCAACGAGCCCAGGGAAATCTGTTACCAGGGTTATGGGTATGTCGAAAAGGCTCCCATTCTGAACATCACTGACGTGGGCACCTACTACTGTGCGAAGAATCTAGTCCTGGGTCACGCGCGAGCTTATCACGTTTATAATGACCTGTTCAAGCCAACGCAGGGTGGTGAGTGCGGCATTACGATTAGTGTCAACTGGATGGGACCTTTGACTGATTCGGAAGAAGATTTGTACGCTGCGGAAATCAAAAGGCAAGCTGAT TGGGGAATATTTGCCGAGCCAATCTTCTCTGAACAAGGAGGATTTCCAAAGGAATTTTCCGAAATAGTGGCGAAAAAGAGTGCAGAGCAGGGCTACCCTTCGTCTCGACTGCCAGCTTTCACCGAAGAAGAGAGGGAGTACGTCAGAGGGGCATCGGATTTCTTCGGAGTAAACCATTACACTGCCAATCTAATTTCTGCCAATGAATATAAAGGAAACTGGCCTGTACCTTCGATGTATGCTGATGTAGACGTTGGTACTTATGTGCCGCCGGAGTGGGTTCCAGCTGCTTCCTCGTGGTTGAAA CTCGCGCCGAACAGCATCTTTAACGCGTTGACACACCTGCATAATAGGTACAACGGTCCCGTGTTCTACATCACCGAGAACGGCTGGTCACAGTTATTGGAGGAGGGCTATGAAGACGATTCTCGCATCGCGTACTATCGCGCGGCCCTGAACAGCGTGTTGGACTGCCTACACGCCGGCGTCGACTTGCGGGGGTACATGGCATGGAGCCTCATGGATAACTTCGAGTGGATGCAGGGATATAC TGAACGGTTCGGGCTGTACGAAGTAGACTTCACAAGTCCTCAGAAGACGCGCACGCCGAGGAAGTCCGCCTTCGTGTACAAGCACATCATCAGCACGCGCGCTATCGACCCGGACTACGAGCCGGACACACGGACCATGTGGATCGACGAGGGACACTAA
- the LOC112044010 gene encoding myrosinase 1-like translates to MKLLVCTSLLAVFVGATVRHDRFPDDFIFGASTASYQIEGGWNADDKGVNIWDHMTHTRPEVIKDRSNGDVAADTYNNYKRDVEMLRELGVDAYRFSLSWSRILPNGFANKVSDAGVTFYNNYINEMMKYNITPMVTLYHWDLPQRLQDLGGFSSPYFPEWFENYAKVVFAQFGDRVKHWITFNEPREICHQGYGDATKAPILNITDVGTYYCAKNLVLGHARAYYAYNDLFKPTQGGVCGITISVNWMGPLTDSEEDLYAAEIKRQADWGIYAEPIFSEEGGFPKEFSERVAKKSAEQGYPSSRLPAFTDEERKYVRGSSDFFGVNHYTSVLISATEHKGIWVVPSKYDDIDVGSYMPPEWVQAASFWLKRAPNSIYNALTHLHNKYKGQVFYITENGWSQLLEDGYEDDSRIAYYRAALNSVLECLDAGVDLRGYFAWSLMDNFEWMEGYTERFGLYEVDFTSPQKTRTPRKSAFVYKHIISTRTIDPDYEPDTRTMWIDEGH, encoded by the exons ATGAAGCTACTGGTATGTACGag TTTGCTGGCAGTCTTCGTTGGCGCTACGGTGCGGCACGATAGGTTTCCTGATGACTTCATATTCGGGGCGTCCACCGCTTCATACCAAATAGAAGGAGGATGGAATGCAGATG ATAAGGGGGTTAACATTTGGGACCACATGACACACACCAGACCCGAAGTCATCAAAGACAGAAGCAATGGTGACGTCGCAGCTGACACCTATAACAATTACAAGCGCGACGTGGAGATGTTGCGAGAGCTCGGCGTTGACGCCTATAGATTCTCACTCTCCTGGTCCAGAATCCTCCCCAACGGCTTTGCTAATAAAGTCAGCGACGCAGGCGTTACTTTCTATAACAATTATATCAACGAGATGATGAAGTACAACATTACGCCGATGGTCACGCTGTACCACTGGGATTTGCCTCAGAGACTGCAAGATCTCGGAGGATTTTCAAGTCCTTATTTCCCTGAATGGTTCGAGAACTACGCGAAGGTTGTTTTCGCACAATTCGGCGATAGAGTCAAGCACTGGATAACATTCAATGAGCCTAGAGAGATTTGCCACCAGGGATATGGGGATGCTACTAAGGCTCCCATTCTTAATATCACTGACGTGGGCACCTACTATTGTGCTAAGAATCTAGTCTTGGGTCATGCGAGAGCTTATTACGCTTATAACGACCTGTTCAAGCCGACACAAGGTGGTGTGTGCGGCATTACGATTAGTGTAAACTGGATGGGACCTTTGACTGATTCAGAAGAAGATTTGTACGCTGCTGAAATCAAAAGACAAGCTGAT TGGGGAATATACGCCGAGCCAATCTTCTCTGAAGAAGGTGGATTCCCGAAGGAATTTTCTGAAAGAGTCGCGAAAAAGAGTGCAGAGCAGGGCTACCCTTCGTCACGCCTGCCAGCGTTCACGGACGAAGAGAGAAAGTACGTCAGAGGGTCGTCGGATTTCTTTGGAGTGAACCATTACACTTCCGTACTAATTTCTGCCACTGAACATAAAGGGATTTGGGTTGTACCTTCGAAGTATGATGATATAGATGTTGGCAGTTATATGCCGCCGGAGTGGGTTCAAGCTGCTTCCTTTTGGTTAAAA CGCGCGCCGAACAGCATCTACAACGCTCTAACACACCTGCACAACAAATACAAGGGGCAGGTGTTCTACATCACCGAGAACGGCTGGTCGCAGTTATTAGAGGACGGCTATGAGGACGATTCACGCATAGCGTACTACCGTGCGGCACTTAACAGCGTGTTGGAGTGTCTGGACGCCGGCGTCGACCTAAGGGGATACTTTGCGTGGAGCCTCATGGATAACTTCGAATGGATGGAGGGTTATAC tgAACGGTTCGGTCTGTACGAAGTAGATTTCACAAGTCCTCAGAAGACGCGAACGCCAAGGAAGTCCGCCTTCGTGTACAAGCACATTATCAGCACTCGCACCATCGACCCGGACTATGAGCCTGACACACGAACCATGTGGATCGACGAGGGACACTGA